From the genome of Desulfovibrio gilichinskyi, one region includes:
- the rsmH gene encoding 16S rRNA (cytosine(1402)-N(4))-methyltransferase RsmH has translation METTNTTPEKVHTSVLLKEVIDWIAPKPGGLYLDGTLGMGGHSSAILEAAGEGAQLIGLDRDEQALELAKMRLAPFEDRAHRFHLAFSKFEEALDEMGWDKIDGVILDLGVSSLHLDRAERGFSFAKDGPLDMRMDPSGGMPPASSIVNKASYSDLVRIIKLYGEEPLGSKIASAIIKARDEKKITTTLELAAIISKTYPAKRRALSRTHPATKTFQGLRIAVNSELEELKNFLHRIPEKLNPGARVAVISFHSLEDRIVKRSFIDESKECDCPPMQPSCTCGNKQRLKVLTKKPILPTEEEMEINPRSRSAKLRVAERSQGKK, from the coding sequence ATGGAAACAACGAATACAACCCCTGAAAAGGTTCACACATCTGTTCTTCTAAAAGAAGTCATTGACTGGATCGCTCCTAAACCCGGCGGTCTGTACCTTGACGGGACTTTAGGTATGGGCGGGCATTCCAGTGCTATTCTTGAAGCTGCCGGCGAAGGAGCTCAACTGATAGGGCTGGATAGAGACGAACAGGCGCTTGAACTTGCAAAGATGCGGCTGGCTCCTTTTGAAGACCGAGCTCACAGGTTTCATTTGGCTTTCAGTAAATTTGAAGAAGCTCTTGATGAAATGGGCTGGGATAAAATTGATGGAGTAATTCTGGATCTCGGAGTTTCTTCCTTGCACCTTGACCGTGCTGAAAGAGGTTTCAGTTTTGCTAAAGACGGACCACTTGATATGCGAATGGACCCTTCAGGCGGAATGCCTCCGGCTTCAAGCATAGTGAATAAAGCGTCATATTCTGACCTCGTCAGAATAATTAAACTGTACGGAGAAGAACCTCTGGGCTCAAAAATAGCCAGTGCTATCATTAAAGCAAGGGATGAAAAAAAGATAACAACAACTCTGGAACTGGCTGCGATAATATCCAAAACATATCCGGCGAAACGGAGAGCTTTATCCAGAACACATCCGGCAACAAAAACATTTCAGGGTTTACGCATTGCGGTCAATTCAGAGCTTGAAGAACTTAAAAACTTTCTGCACAGAATTCCCGAAAAGCTTAATCCAGGAGCCAGAGTCGCGGTTATTTCCTTTCATTCACTGGAAGACAGAATAGTTAAAAGATCTTTTATAGACGAATCCAAAGAATGCGACTGCCCTCCTATGCAGCCGTCATGCACCTGCGGAAACAAGCAAAGACTGAAGGTGCTGACAAAAAAACCGATTCTTCCCACTGAAGAAGAAATGGAAATCAACCCACGCAGTCGCAGCGCAAAACTCCGAGTGGCTGAAAGGTCGCAGGGAAAAAAGTGA
- the mraZ gene encoding division/cell wall cluster transcriptional repressor MraZ — protein MKFRSHAHRSMDAKGRLMLTPEFRDQVYADSADGLVTLTIFEGNIVGFTPPDWAILEENLAKIKNPSRSLRNFIRIIISGSEEVHLDKQGRITIPSHLRKSGKLDKEVVLAGVGDRFEIWDKRAFEALLEQDFDDVSEELSQSGVELPF, from the coding sequence ATGAAGTTTAGAAGTCACGCCCATCGAAGCATGGATGCCAAAGGCAGACTGATGCTGACACCAGAATTCCGGGATCAGGTTTATGCTGATTCTGCGGACGGCCTCGTGACGTTAACTATTTTTGAAGGCAACATTGTTGGCTTCACGCCTCCTGACTGGGCTATTCTTGAAGAGAATCTTGCTAAAATCAAGAACCCAAGCCGCAGCCTGAGGAATTTCATCCGCATTATCATTTCCGGTTCTGAAGAAGTTCACCTTGATAAACAAGGTCGAATTACCATTCCCTCACATTTGCGTAAAAGCGGAAAGCTGGACAAAGAAGTTGTTCTGGCTGGAGTCGGTGACAGATTTGAAATTTGGGATAAAAGAGCTTTTGAAGCTCTTCTTGAACAGGATTTCGATGATGTTTCCGAAGAATTATCTCAGAGCGGAGTAGAACTCCCGTTCTAG
- a CDS encoding HD-GYP domain-containing protein, with protein MNAKGKITVPEGLNEEFYQITADIIQSFNKFRPPLDLFLFKEDIGRIAPYYKLGERLTKERIEELGGLVQAGLIFVSRADHAVYVKHIAYQLDLVLIDRNLKESEIADIFIEALTMRMTEFFDQPIAAVMEKLWSDLMVLTEYLWDDVHRIKALAKRLHKEHSLAKHSVNCGVLGITIFSRIKADAFAKKEVTRNHFNRLTAGLFLHDLGMTKIPAFIREKPKPLTTDERSKVDKHPLIGYEMLSKLDLKYKEVEACVLEHHERLNGKGYPQKKSGKDITPLGRICGAVDSYCAMITERPYAEAIDPVTAASLISQDAKYDPEITKFIQAWALTVKK; from the coding sequence ATGAATGCAAAAGGCAAAATAACAGTTCCTGAGGGGTTGAATGAAGAATTTTATCAGATAACAGCCGATATTATTCAAAGCTTTAACAAGTTTAGACCTCCTTTGGATCTTTTTCTTTTTAAAGAAGATATCGGGCGTATAGCTCCTTATTACAAGCTCGGTGAGCGGCTTACAAAAGAACGTATTGAAGAACTGGGCGGTTTGGTTCAGGCTGGGTTAATATTTGTTTCCCGTGCGGATCATGCTGTTTATGTTAAACATATAGCTTATCAGCTCGATTTGGTTCTCATTGATCGCAATCTTAAAGAAAGTGAAATTGCTGATATTTTTATTGAAGCCTTAACCATGCGTATGACAGAATTTTTTGATCAGCCTATAGCCGCTGTTATGGAAAAACTGTGGTCAGACTTGATGGTGCTTACAGAGTATCTCTGGGATGATGTCCACAGAATCAAAGCTTTGGCGAAAAGGCTGCATAAAGAGCATTCTCTTGCCAAGCACAGTGTTAACTGCGGAGTGCTTGGTATTACAATTTTCAGCAGGATCAAAGCTGATGCTTTTGCTAAAAAAGAAGTTACCAGAAATCACTTTAACCGGCTTACAGCCGGTCTGTTTCTGCATGATCTGGGGATGACAAAAATACCTGCATTCATTCGCGAAAAACCGAAACCGCTGACTACTGATGAGCGTAGCAAGGTCGATAAACATCCGCTTATCGGTTATGAAATGCTCAGCAAGCTGGACCTTAAATATAAGGAAGTTGAAGCGTGCGTACTTGAGCATCATGAACGTTTGAACGGAAAAGGATATCCTCAGAAAAAATCAGGGAAAGACATCACCCCTCTTGGCCGGATTTGCGGAGCGGTGGATTCGTATTGTGCCATGATTACTGAAAGACCTTATGCGGAGGCGATTGATCCTGTTACGGCAGCTTCACTTATATCGCAAGATGCCAAATATGATCCTGAGATAACCAAGTTTATTCAAGCGTGGGCTTTGACTGTAAAGAAATAG
- a CDS encoding CBS domain-containing protein, with the protein MLLRKRAWDMMHEDFATVDESASLAEAIRLLRDSMKTAPDNNIVVVKKKNGSLKGVASIWTMLKAVEEKVLKDEDLRLDENTDWDRAFKRAGTACSHSSLDEHIETDIPILNPRDPMLVVLELFRKKHRSWALVQEGGSIIGVVLISDVYRELTRDLVTQF; encoded by the coding sequence ATGCTGCTGCGAAAAAGAGCCTGGGATATGATGCACGAAGATTTTGCGACTGTTGATGAATCAGCAAGTCTTGCTGAAGCAATAAGACTTCTTCGAGACAGTATGAAAACCGCTCCTGATAATAATATTGTGGTGGTAAAGAAAAAAAATGGATCACTTAAAGGTGTCGCATCCATTTGGACCATGCTTAAAGCAGTTGAAGAAAAAGTCCTGAAAGATGAAGATTTGCGTCTGGACGAAAACACAGACTGGGATAGAGCCTTCAAAAGAGCAGGAACCGCTTGCAGTCACAGCTCGCTTGATGAGCACATTGAAACAGATATCCCGATTCTTAACCCGAGAGACCCAATGCTTGTTGTGCTGGAACTGTTCCGCAAAAAACATCGCTCATGGGCTTTGGTGCAGGAAGGCGGAAGTATCATAGGTGTTGTTCTGATCAGCGACGTGTACCGTGAACTGACCAGAGACCTAGTCACACAGTTTTAA